TTTGAGCGTAGACtggtaccttcgaaggtaaaaGTAAAAACCATCTTTCTCGAGTCAGGAATCAAGAAATGTCGCCGTTCGTTGAAACGTAAAATGTGTGGGGATGTGTGTCTAAATGTCGTTACGCTGTGTAACTGCAATTCGTTGGGCTTCGCATACTAAATGCTCGTGTAAAATTAGGCGAAAAAAAACGAGACGGGACAAACGCCAACATATGTCTTTACACAGCACGTCGGATCGGACCCGAACCCcgggcgcgcacgcgtccatgAACCCCCCCTCATCCTCATCATCCTTATCATCATCATCCCTCACCCATCCTTATCGCTCACTTGGGCAGGTGCTTCACCAGGAGCGTCTCGAACGTGGCGTAGAGGTCGGCGTTTGCGTCTCCGAAGATCTCGCTGGCCCTCGCGAGAGTCTCCTGCCTCGTCTGCTTGTGCGCGTTGAGCTCCTTGATGTTGGAGAGAAACTGCGAGAACTTCTCGTACGAcagcctcgccctcgcctgGCGGAAGAACTCCTTGCCGTCCACCTTGCCGCCGGCTCCGTTGATGCCGACGGGCGGGGACCCGTGGCCGCCGACGGATGGCGACgtgacggtggacgagtgCGATCCTCCGTTGGTGAACCTCGCGGGGGACGCTGAGGGTGTGTTGCCGTACGCGCCGGTACGCTCGGATAGGATGCTCCCCTGTCTCGGGCTCGCGGTGGGCTTCGCCGACTGAAGCACGGAGGAGACGAGCCtgtcgccggacgcgtcgttgGTGAACTCGTTCTGGTCGTCATCCTTGAGCGTCGCCATGAGGTTCATCTTGAAGTTCTTCAGCTTGCTGACCTCCTTGTTCAGGGACTTGACCGCGTCGGTCAGGGCGCTCTTCTCGCCCTGGAGCTGCGCGTTttcctcgcgcgccagctCGAGCTTGtcctgcgcctcggcgacctcgccctCCATCGCGATCATTTGCTTCTGCATCTGCTTgttcttcgcgcgcgcctcctccacctgcTCGGTCAGCTCGTCGATCTCAGCCTGCATCTGCGCCGTCTTCGTGGCGAAACCCATCGCGGATATGCGGGCGGCGAGTTCGAGCATCTCGGCGGGGTCCGTGGGCAGCGCCTGAACGGTTGCCGGGGCATGGACCGGGGGCGGGTGTTAGGAGGAGGAAACGCGGATCGGGTGAATAATGCACTCGTTttggcgcgaacgcgacgatcgacgcgggGTACGAGCGGGTCGCGGGGTTGGGAttgacgccgcggctcgtgagtacgcaccgccgcgaggtctcTGGGGATGGAGCCGTCCATCTCTCTCCGATGTCCACCTGGGGATGAAAGCCTCCAGCCACCGGTGCGTGTTGTGCGCCCCTTCGAAGGCTCGGGTCGATTTCTTAGTTGTCACGCGGACGTGCTGTTGTCCCGATTTTCCCCTCCCCACCACAGCGCAAGTGGTTGGTTCCCTTCGGCGCTCGGTCGCGCAACCGTCCGGCGTGGCCGGACAGTTTTCCCGGGGAATCGTAGACCCTAAAAGAATTATTCCGGTAACCACCGTATTAGGGTTTGCATGGACGTGCAAAGTTCACATACGAGCGAACAGTCTGCAAAAACCGTGCTTTGGCCCTAATTTTTTGTTGTTAAAATTCCGGTCTAATTGAGGAGTTAAAACCGTCGACCCATGTTCGCAATCACTGCATGAGACGCGTGTTTCGCGTATGCGACGTGGTTAGCCTAAATTCTGCCACCAAAATTGTAAATTCGAACCAGGCCCTAATAAAATGCAATGCTCTCGCCTCGGTACCGCATAGTTGGTACGCCCTCACAAGCAAGTACTCAACAAAGTCAAGATGCCTAAGGCTACGGCTCCCCACAGGGTGCGTCTCCCGACCGCGTGCGCATCGGCGCATGGCCGTTTCATagctcggacgacgacggagtgGCGTTCACCGGGCATGGAAGGATGTCGAGGACACGTCGCTGAAGAAACCCTTCGGACGGTacctgacgcgcgcgattgcgggtcggcgacgccgactaGTGTATCGCGCCGGTCGATTCGAGTACGATGACGGCGTTTATAATCCATTGTGACGCGTCGTGTGTCCGTTTCGATCGAGCGTCGCGTACCCTCGAGCGGTTttcgacgcgacgtgccTTCGCCTTTCCCCCTCTCCGAGGCTCCTCGCGACCTCGGAGCGCCCGgatgcgcgccgacgacggcgcgatgttGATGCTTCGGCGGCCGACGATGATTACAAAGCGATGATTAGATCACGTTTGAACCGTCGTAGGCGGCATTGGCATcgacgcgcgttcgtcgtcgataggaggtcgccgcgcgtcggtcgATCCTTCCTCCGTTTTCCGCACTAGGGTCTACTCTCTTAGGGTTTAGACTGTGTTTTTCGTTTTTCACCCGGggatgcgctcgcgcgcggatgcATCCTGGTCCGCGGATTCATCCATTCGACCCAAAACCAATtcgaacgcgtcgctgaCCCCAATACCCTCCTTTCCTCACGTCAACAGTACCGTCAGTTCCACATCGTGGGTCGCCATGTCCCCACCGATGCGATGCCCGATCCCCAGGTGTACCGCATGAAGCTGTGGAGCACCGACGACACCCGCGCGAAGTCCAAGTTCTGGTACTTCCTCTCCCGCCTGAAGAAGGTGAAGAAGGCGAACGGCCAGATCCTCGCGTGCAACGAGAtcttcgaggaggacgtgacCACCATTAAGAACTTCGGCATCTGGATCCGCTACCAGTCCCGCACCGGGTTCCACAACGCGTACAAGGAGTACCGCGAGGTGTCCATGAACAAGGCTGTGGACGCCCTCTACGAGGAGATGGCGTCCCGCCACCGTGTGCGCGCGCCCTGCCTGCAGATCATCAAGATTGCGCAGGTTGCTGACGCGGATGTCAAGCGCGACAACACCATCCAGTTCCTCGGCGTGAAGGAGCCCGTCTCCTTCCCCGTCGTCAACAAGGTTCTTCGCCACGACAGCAAGAGCCAGAAGACCACCTTCAAGTACAAGCGCCCGAACTTCTCCGCCGTGTAAGTTGCGCGGGGTTGTTGGGAGGCGAGGCGTGCTTGAAGACTTGGGGAACGGGCTGGGGTTGCTGGCATAGCAATGGGTTCGGGAGAGTTATGGGGGTGTGGTCGTCGCGATCAAAGGAAAGGTCGAGGCCATTGGTGGTTAAAAAAAAAACAACCAAACTGCATGGAGAGCTCGGGTTTATAGGAAGTTCTCTAGACACTTGTGATGTCAAACTTAGGCATCGAAACAAAACAGCGCGACACAAATCATTCGCAATTCGCCATTTCGTTTCATTACAACATGCTCGCCCACACGATCAAGCCATGTACTTGAACACGTTGGGGTTGTCCTTGTCGCGCTCCAGGTAATCTCGCGAGATGAGGTCCTCGATCCGCTTCTTGATAATCTTAAAGTCGGGCTTGAACATCTTCGTCAGCTGCTGCACAACCTCGAGCACGAGCTGCTGGTGCGGAAGCACCTTACGGCTCTTCATCGTCCGCAcaatcgccgcgtcgatggcgtagCGTCGGTCCTTGTCAACATCCGCCTCAACCTTCTTCTTGTCGTCAATCTGCGGGAGCGGAATCTTGATCCGGCGCATCCTGTCGGTGAACTTTTCGTTGTACGTGAACACGTCGTCCTGGTTAATGCTCTTGTTCTCGGGTTCCTTGAGCAGGACCTTGTACTTGGCGCACGACAGCGAGTGCAGGTTACGCGCCATGTCTTCATCTGGCAGTCCGAGCCTCTCGCGAATCTCCGTGTACTTGAGGGTCTCCTGCTCGTTGAAGAGGAGCAAGATGGCAGCCTGGAACAGGTTGATGTTGAGCTCGATGGGCTTGGACGCGAAGTTCCCTTTCATAGTGACCTGACCGAGGCCGTAAATCCACGTCAGCTTGCGGTGCTGCAGCTTCTTATCGTAAAACTCCTTAAACGTGGTGACGCATCCGACGCACTCCTCGGGCAGCGCCAGCTCGGTGAATTTGTACGTGGGCCAGAACCCGGTGGTCAGAACCGTGACGGCGAACTCCATCTTGGGCTTGcgggtctcgtcgtcgtctagCCACTTCTCGAACTCCTTTTGGTTGTCCTTCGCGATCTGCAGATCGGTCACCATGCCCTCCATCTTGCTCGTGAACTGCGCGCCGCACTGCGTCTTGAGCTTGGTCAGGATGGACCGCTCGTGGTCGTCGTTGGCGCTCCTGTCGAAAAGCAAACGCCTGGACAGTTTCTTGCGGTAAAACTCGCCGAAAAGGTCCTTATCGCTGATGTAGGCCAAGAGCTTGACCACCTTCTCCAACGTCatctccacctcctcgtccgaaAGCTTCTCGCTGCTGCCCTTCTGGAGCAGCTTGTCACAGAAAAGAGCGAGCAACTCGGCAGACGTGCTCCCCGTGACGACTTTGTTGCAGAAAACTTCGAACGCTTCCTTCAGAGCGCGATGGAACAAGGAGTCGTTGCTGAAGCAGTCCACGACGTACTGGAGATACTTGTCGTGGAGCTGGATGATGGACCGGACAAAGACCTGCTCGGtgccctgcgccgccgccgccttgtccTTGGgagcctccttcttcgctccctccgcatcctccgcctgcTTCACCAAGGTGACGCCCTCCTTCTCCACGTGCTTTTTGAATATGTCCGCCACCGGGGGCAATCCCGCGGGGATCCGCTTGAACAGCCTGAACATCCTCGCCAGGTCCTCCGTCTTGTCGTCGCGGAGCAGCACCGCGCAGCCGCTGTGCTCCTTCTCCAACAGCTGAGTCTCGTACGCCGCGAGAACCTCTTTTTCAACCTCCTTCAGCAGCTTGgtctccgacgacgcgtgaAGGTAGTGCCCCACCCTCTCCTTCTCCCGCCTCAGGcactcctccgccttgaccaGGTAATCCGGGCACGAGTCCTCGTCGATCCACACGGAAGCCTTCCTGCTGTAAAACGCCGCCGTGTTCGTGAGCAGGTGCGCCTCGAAGTCCTGCTCGTACGCCTCCATCCCGCCCATGCCCATCTCCACGAAGATGCCGAGGATGTTCTTGACCAACGCGCGGTCGAtctgctcgccgtcgcgttccttatccaccagcgcgagcaccgcgtcctTGACGTTCTTCTTGAGCTCGGAATAGACGAGGTCGCGGAAGCACAGCATGCCCACGTCCTTCAGCTGCGCGAGGTTGTGACGCTGGATGTAGTACCTGTCGAGGTAGTTGAAGAAGCGCGAGAGCCACCGGACCATGATCTTGTGGTTGTCCCAGCGCTTCACGAGCTCCTTCAGCATGTACTCGCCCTGCttctcgcgcagcgcggggaggacgtcGGAGGTGATGTACGCGTTGAAAGCCTCGCGGTACCTCTCGTACAGCTGCTGGGAGAAGTCGTGGGGCGGTTTCTGCGTGCACATATTGTAGATGGTGCTGTTCGAGCCAAGTCACGGGCGGGATTCGTCGTCAGCTCGGCGCGTAACGTGTGAATCGACGAAAGTGGATTTATATGGGACGGATCTGACGTTTTTGAAAActgggcgcggggcggttCGAGAGGGCGACGCACGTGTAGAGGTTGATGTACTCCTCCGGTGTGAAAGGTTCCTGCCCTCCATcctcgaggatggcgcgAAGCTTGGTGATTCCTTTCTGCGATTTGTTGGGGGGAAGCAGGAGGGGTCAGCGGTTCGCTTTTTCAAAGATATCCCGTAGGGTTACTCCTCGGACACAGCTGGCACCTCCTCGTGCTCCCGGAtctggcgcgcgtcgggtgcGTGTCGACGGCCGAGGAGCGGGCCACGAGGGATGAGATCGCACCTGCATGAAGTCCCATCCATCCTCGAGGTTGATGATCTTCCTATCGCCCATCATCGTGCTCGGCGAGaaagcctcgcgcgctcaAACCGGACCCGGGAGGTGACACGCAGAAGGTGGAGCGAGATCTGCCGCGAGCGACCCTCGGACGCAGGACGGTCCTCGGCCTCGATAAgggcgcgggtccgcgggtCACGCGCTGCGGTGCCTCGAGGAACCGAGCGGTCGACGGAATGAGACCTGCCGTCACCGATgctcgcgcgtcgggcggtgTGAACGGAGTGAGGTCGCGCCCCGGTTCGACGAGCCTCGGTTGTTGCTCTCTGACTGCGTTTGTGCTGGCTCTCAGCTGACTGGCGTGGATTATTTCATTCACACGACTAACGGCGCCCGACTCTATCTCCGTGCTGGCCTGCTAAGGCTTCACAGGTCGTACTTGACGTCCCACTTGTCCCTAAAGTTGGTGTTGAACGTCCAGTTGTTCTCCCGGATCTGGCCGTAGAACCCCCGCTCGCACAAGTCGTACCCAAGCCGCAACTTCAGGTCCTGATCTTCCACGAAGTTGAAAATCTTCTTCGTCAGCTCCACGGACCCGGCCACGTCCGGCCGACTGAAGCCCTTGCTGCCCACCATGCACCCCCCTTTCACGTCCAGAGTGAGCAGCCCATCGTGATCCAGCTCGAACGTCTTTttgccggcgacgccgtacTTGACGTCGTCCTGCGTCGTGGCGTAGCTCAGGCCCATGTCCACTCGCGATAACACGCTGCTGGGGAAGAATTTTTTTCTGACGTACGCCCGCGACTcgacgcgaccgtcgcgcgtGTCCAGCGACCCCGAgacctgcgcggcgtggaTCGAGAGAGAGGTGGCGTCAGCGCGGGGTTTGTCGCCGAAAGGTCGGCCTCTttgcgagggcgtcgaggcacGGGCCGGGGAacgccgtcggggcggaTCGAGGGTAAagcgcccctcgcgcggatAAAAGGTGGGATAGGAaccttcgccggcgcgggcggggcggcgcacCGTGAGCACGTAGTTGTCGTCGTTGCAGAACTTCTCCTTGGCGAACAGCTTCAGGTGCTTGTTGCCGCTGTCGAACCTCAGGCTGGTCTCCATCGTTGCCGCGTGCGACCtccggacccgcgcgctcggtaCAGTGGCGCGAAGTCGCGTCAGTCGGCGCAATTATTCCCGTCGCCAGATTGTTAGTCGTCGTTCAGAAttggcgcgagcgaggcacGGCTCCATGGCTCCTTGGAGGccggcatccgcggcgtcgccgtacCGGCACGCcgtctcccccgcgcgctcgcacgTCTCCACCGAATCGTCCGACCCGTACCGTCTCTCCGAGAGCGCCACGCGAACGTCGAACGACGCGTACGGAGACTACCACGAGATTGAGAAGATTATGCGGCGAGAGCGACAGGAGAACGACCGGATGCAGGCGCAGAAAGCGGAGCTGAAGGAGGCCGAGCGCCGAgcgttcgtcgcggagagacgcgcggaggcggcggagcgcgccgcggcggagcgcgcgcgcgaggccgacgccgaggtcgccgtcgccgaggaggtggcgacgcaggcggtggtggccaatcgcgacgcgcggcgcgcgctcgaggcggcgcgcgcggaggtggagggaTACCGCCAGACGCTCTCCGAGATGGGCACCCCGCCCGCATCGCCCCTGAGCGCGCGGTCGATCCGCGCATCCCCGCACGCCTCGCCCcaccgccccgacgacgccgcgatcccCCACcaacccgcgtcgcccgtgcAGCCCGCCaagatcgccgagctcgtcaacgccctcgcgcaggcggacgccaaggccgagcgccaccgggtcatcgccgacggccTGCGCgtggacctcgacgccgcggcggcggccctcgacgtggagcgcggggcgagactcgccgcggagacacagctggcggcgcacGAGCAAAAGCGaatggacgccatcgagcgcttgcttcgacgcgcgaaggacggcgccgcgctgcggtCCGACGTTGCGACGCccacgcgggcgtcgcgggacaTCATCGCCGGGGCGCTCACGCCGAACGATtcgcacgacgtcgcctccgccgccgccgccgcgcccgccgcgcccgcgctgacCAGGGCGGAGGAAGATCTCGTCGCGCTGGAACGAGAACACGCCATCGAGCTGGACCACCTTCGGAAGCAGCTCATGAAGAGCAaggcggagacggacgcgacgcgaagggcgttggacgccgcgcgcgccgccgaggaggctgccgtgCTCGagcgggacgccgccgcgatggccggcgccgtcgccgagcgagatCTGGCGCTGCTGGAACGGGGTCGGGTGGGACGGGAgggccgacgcgcgctccgACGGGTTCTGGAGGAactggacgccatcgagcgaCGGTCCGCGGGGATATACAAGGtggccgcgtccgcgataGACCTGAACCGTCGGATGTGCGAGGCCATCGAGGCGATGCCCGTTCGATCCGGACGATGGCTCGGCAACGGGTCgtcggacgatgacgaggacgcgaaCGAAGGAGACCCGGtcgggttcgccgccgtcgacgagggagTGGAGCGAACGTGGCGCGTGGGCAGGGACGTCCTGCAGGAGGCGTGGCACCACACCCGAGGGGAGATGCGTACGCTCaggcgggaggcgcggacgctcggcgcgcagctggagagggcggcgttggcggagGTGCGAgccgtggcgacggcgagcatGTACCGGTCCCACGATTCGCGACTCTCCTCCGATTTCGACAAGGGATTCGCGGTGGGTAACAGACTGGCGGCCATCGAGGTgaaccgtcgcgacggtaGATCCGGTCCggactcggcgaggtcgtcgtggGAGAGCCGcacgttcgcgccggcgacgacgaagactcGTTCTCGTCCGGAGACGGCCGCTCGGAGATCGAACGAGGTTCGGACATCGGAAGAGGTTCGAAGGTCGGCGGAGGTTCGGAGGTCCGTCAGCAGGGACAGGCTTCActcccgcgcgtccagcgcccgaagcagcgccgcgacgagcatCGCCCTCGAGTcccaccggcgcggacggacgacgacgcatcgtccgggctcgtcgcgcacggctgcgcgatcgccgtcggcgtcgcccgcgcggatgGGAAGCGTTCGGTCCAGCGCCGTCGGatcgatcgcgtccgcggggttCCAAAGTCAATCGCAAagtccgtcgtcgttcgggggcgccggtgcgacgcgaaggagccGGTCGGtgcctcgaggaggcggtgcgATGTCCTCCAGCGCCGATCGATCGGGAcgatcgcccgcggcgaagaggcggGTATTTCCGGAATCGCCCGGTCGGTCGGTCggtcgcgcgaggagcgccagcgccggacGGACCGTGCCGATCgcgtcccccgtcgccgcgtacattcgcggcgaggcgcccgcgaacgCTCGCCCCGAACCCAGGCGACGGGGACTCACCGCCGGGGACTactcggacgcgtcgaggtcgaaaTCTCCGGGGTCCGGCAAGGAGCGGCTCAAGAACGTGATTCTCCGCcggggacccgcgggcgaaCCCAGGCCGAGGGACGGCAAGACGCCGTCGCAGAGGCTCGCGGAGATACAGGCGCAGAGGCGCAtacccgcgccgtccaagGGGAAGACCGGGAGGGggctggcgacgagcgcccggccgtcgtcggcgccgggaacgAGGGACTCTTCGGAGAGCAGGTTCGCCaagtcgccggcgcgatcgcccgcgaAGTACCTGCGGAAGGGCGGCGCGTACGAGGTGGCGTCGAGGTACAAGTCGCCGAAGGGGAAGGTGGACTTGATGCCCGCTCACAGGCACAGGTCACCGCGCAAGCCGCAGGGACGATACGCGCTTTAGCGTCTACGCGACTCGTCATCTACGAGAAGAACTCGCGCGAAGGTCGACGCGCCTGAATGAACGGAACGATGACGTCACGATAGCCGACGATGATACCTACCCTCGCGATGTGATACACGTGGTGATATGATGCCACTTCAACGCTAATCACCGGTCAATCGAGCACCCAAGCGGTGTCGTCGCCAGCCCCGCCGAACgtctcggcggtgacgttACACTCCGCGAACATGGCGCTGTCGAATCCGCGACTGAAGGAACCCGGGAGTTGCCGCCGACGCATCTGGTTATCCCACGCGGCCTTCCACGCGGCCGCCCCGCCCTTCACCGTGACCACGTGCGTGAACCCGCGCTCGTTGAGTaaccgcgcggctcgcgcggcgcgcgtccccccgtcggcgtccatcACCAGGAGCTTggcgccgttggcgtcgatatcggcgccgccgccgcatcgtTCGAGGACGGCGTTGACGAACAAgtcggcgtcgaacggcTCCTGCTTGTACACCTTCTTACCCGCGACTGAGTCGTAGACGCGCGATGCGTGGACCAAGGGAACCGCGAGTACCCTGTCCCCGACGGACGAGCCCGGCCGAGGGGGATCGGGTACCTTGCCCTCGAAATCAacctccgacgacgcccggacgtcgagcgcgacgtacCCGTGTTCTCACAgcacgcgcgcctcctcggtgtCCGCGGGCTCGTGCGACTGCGGGTACTTGCCgagcaccgacgccgcgaacgtctcgtcgtcgtacaGCCCGGTGGATGCGCCGGTCTTCACCGAACGGCGAAAATGGTTACGGGATGCGTTTCTTGGCGCGGTCGTGGTCGTTCTTCCTCCGGCGCTTCGTGTGGCGCAGGTGTGGCCGCGGGAGACGCGATACGTCGTGGGGGTCGTCATCGTACCGAGCATCGTGGCTGATATCGGCGCGGATGACTTCGAGTTTGCGCGCTGAACGTGTGAAGCGCGCGCAGTGGTGTCTGCGCATGTGCGTGACAAATATTTGGTGTGTCATGCTGACGAATAAGGTCGTTTGATCATATTTGTATGGAAATATAGTTACGTATTTGCAGAGGATACCCTTATTTCGTATTTATCCAGCTCCTGCCTATGGACAGATAGATAGATGGTGGTTGTCACAGCCAATCTGCCAATCTCAATCTTCCGTGCGCTTGACTTCATCGCTGCTGAGGGGCCGAGTCAGAGTTGAGTCGCAGTGCATCGGGCGCCGGTGAAGGACAAGCTAGCTGGGGGGGAGATAGAGAAGCGCTGAGCGCTGGCTGGGAGCACCAGAGCGCTCGGGCGGGTGACAAGGGTGATACTGTCTCCATCTCCGCTTGTGATACAGGCACGCGGTTGAGGTTGCGAGAATGAGGGAAGCTGCAGGAAAACTTCTTCAGGGAACGTGTGGTTGGGCTTCCCCGCACCAGGCGCTGAGCATCTACGGAGGCAAAGTCAGAGGTTCGGAAGAGCGACTGCGCATCTACAGTAGGAAAGCGTTCGCTGCCCTCGAGATTGATACGACGACCTACGCAATCCCTAACCCAGAAAGGACAAGGCTCTGGGCGGAGCTCACCCCGCCTGGTTTTACATTCCTGGTGAAGGCGTTTGGAGTGTTCTGTGgatccgtcgacgtcggcaaTCTCCCTAAATCGACGAGGGCTGTGCTCGGAGTAGACCCGGCGGATAGGAAGCGCGTGAGCTACTCCGACTTGTGCGAGGTCGCCAGGGAAGACCTCTGGCGTCGTTTtcacgccgcgctggagccTTTGTCCGAGTCGGACAAACTGGGTTGCGTCGTGTTCCAGTTTCATCTGTCCTCTTTCGGTCCCCACCGAACGAATCGCGCACACGTCGAGCACCTGCGCGCCAAACTTTCACCCCGAATAAAGATGGCTGTGGAGTTTCGCGACCGGGCGTGGATccagggcgacgaggcgtgcCGGACGGTGGAGTGGTGTCGAGCCAACGACTTCGCCCTGGTCGGCGCGGATGAGCTGCTGCACGAGACCATGCAGCCCGATCGCGCTCAGACGGGGCTGAGACCGGGGGAGGTGCGACGCGCCATGCCGACGCtactcgcggcgacgtgcgagtgGGGTGCCGTGGTGAGGGTGCACCGCAGGCACGGGACGAGAGAGAGGCTGCTGGAAGACGACGAGATTCGCGCTTGGGGACGAAGGATCAGGGAGGTTGC
The genomic region above belongs to Micromonas commoda chromosome 4, complete sequence and contains:
- a CDS encoding predicted protein translates to MTAFIIHCDASCYRQFHIVGRHVPTDAMPDPQVYRMKLWSTDDTRAKSKFWYFLSRLKKVKKANGQILACNEIFEEDVTTIKNFGIWIRYQSRTGFHNAYKEYREVSMNKAVDALYEEMASRHRVRAPCLQIIKIAQVADADVKRDNTIQFLGVKEPVSFPVVNKVLRHDSKSQKTTFKYKRPNFSAV
- a CDS encoding predicted protein, with the protein product MKSSARKIEIGRLAVTTTIYLSVHRQELDKYEIRRANSKSSAPISATMLGTMTTPTTYRVSRGHTCATRSAGGRTTTTAPRNASRNHFRRSVKTGASTGLYDDETFAASVLGKYPQSHEPADTEEARVDFEGKVPDPPRPGSSVGDRVLAVPLVHASRVYDSVAGKKVYKQEPFDADLFVNAVLERCGGGADIDANGAKLLVMDADGGTRAARAARLLNERGFTHVVTVKGGAAAWKAAWDNQMRRRQLPGSFSRGFDSAMFAECNVTAETFGGAGDDTAWVLD
- a CDS encoding predicted protein, which produces MAPWRPASAASPYRHAVSPARSHVSTESSDPYRLSESATRTSNDAYGDYHEIEKIMRRERQENDRMQAQKAELKEAERRAFVAERRAEAAERAAAERAREADAEVAVAEEVATQAVVANRDARRALEAARAEVEGYRQTLSEMGTPPASPLSARSIRASPHASPHRPDDAAIPHQPASPVQPAKIAELVNALAQADAKAERHRVIADGLRVDLDAAAAALDVERGARLAAETQLAAHEQKRMDAIERLLRRAKDGAALRSDVATPTRASRDIIAGALTPNDSHDVASAAAAAPAAPALTRAEEDLVALEREHAIELDHLRKQLMKSKAETDATRRALDAARAAEEAAVLERDAAAMAGAVAERDLALLERGRVGREGRRALRRVLEELDAIERRSAGIYKVAASAIDLNRRMCEAIEAMPVRSGRWLGNGSSDDDEDANEGDPVGFAAVDEGVERTWRVGRDVLQEAWHHTRGEMRTLRREARTLGAQLERAALAEVRAVATASMYRSHDSRLSSDFDKGFAVGNRLAAIEVNRRDGRSGPDSARSSWESRTFAPATTKTRSRPETAARRSNEVRTSEEVRRSAEVRRSVSRDRLHSRASSARSSAATSIALESHRRGRTTTHRPGSSRTAARSPSASPARMGSVRSSAVGSIASAGFQSQSQSPSSFGGAGATRRSRSVPRGGGAMSSSADRSGRSPAAKRRVFPESPGRSVGRARSASAGRTVPIASPVAAYIRGEAPANARPEPRRRGLTAGDYSDASRSKSPGSGKERLKNVILRRGPAGEPRPRDGKTPSQRLAEIQAQRRIPAPSKGKTGRGLATSARPSSAPGTRDSSESRFAKSPARSPAKYLRKGGAYEVASRYKSPKGKVDLMPAHRHRSPRKPQGRYAL
- a CDS encoding predicted protein, which gives rise to METSLRFDSGNKHLKLFAKEKFCNDDNYVLTVSGSLDTRDGRVESRAYVRKKFFPSSVLSRVDMGLSYATTQDDVKYGVAGKKTFELDHDGLLTLDVKGGCMVGSKGFSRPDVAGSVELTKKIFNFVEDQDLKLRLGYDLCERGFYGQIRENNWTFNTNFRDKWDVKYDL
- a CDS encoding predicted protein; amino-acid sequence: MREAAGKLLQGTCGWASPHQALSIYGGKVRGSEERLRIYSRKAFAALEIDTTTYAIPNPERTRLWAELTPPGFTFLVKAFGVFCGSVDVGNLPKSTRAVLGVDPADRKRVSYSDLCEVAREDLWRRFHAALEPLSESDKLGCVVFQFHLSSFGPHRTNRAHVEHLRAKLSPRIKMAVEFRDRAWIQGDEACRTVEWCRANDFALVGADELLHETMQPDRAQTGLRPGEVRRAMPTLLAATCEWGAVVRVHRRHGTRERLLEDDEIRAWGRRIREVAPRLRGPIWCLWGTDWKDAAIENAAKLAAAVGDEIAFDWIGMQKKASMQEKGGIASLFAKAQKFELSAEDRAADSGDVRHRAHVRS
- a CDS encoding predicted protein, producing MMGDRKIINLEDGWDFMQKGITKLRAILEDGGQEPFTPEEYINLYTTIYNMCTQKPPHDFSQQLYERYREAFNAYITSDVLPALREKQGEYMLKELVKRWDNHKIMVRWLSRFFNYLDRYYIQRHNLAQLKDVGMLCFRDLVYSELKKNVKDAVLALVDKERDGEQIDRALVKNILGIFVEMGMGGMEAYEQDFEAHLLTNTAAFYSRKASVWIDEDSCPDYLVKAEECLRREKERVGHYLHASSETKLLKEVEKEVLAAYETQLLEKEHSGCAVLLRDDKTEDLARMFRLFKRIPAGLPPVADIFKKHVEKEGVTLVKQAEDAEGAKKEAPKDKAAAAQGTEQVFVRSIIQLHDKYLQYVVDCFSNDSLFHRALKEAFEVFCNKVVTGSTSAELLALFCDKLLQKGSSEKLSDEEVEMTLEKVVKLLAYISDKDLFGEFYRKKLSRRLLFDRSANDDHERSILTKLKTQCGAQFTSKMEGMVTDLQIAKDNQKEFEKWLDDDETRKPKMEFAVTVLTTGFWPTYKFTELALPEECVGCVTTFKEFYDKKLQHRKLTWIYGLGQVTMKGNFASKPIELNINLFQAAILLLFNEQETLKYTEIRERLGLPDEDMARNLHSLSCAKYKVLLKEPENKSINQDDVFTYNEKFTDRMRRIKIPLPQIDDKKKVEADVDKDRRYAIDAAIVRTMKSRKVLPHQQLVLEVVQQLTKMFKPDFKIIKKRIEDLISRDYLERDKDNPNVFKYMA